One genomic window of Augochlora pura isolate Apur16 chromosome 5, APUR_v2.2.1, whole genome shotgun sequence includes the following:
- the Fh gene encoding frataxin, translating into MYRKFTMLLTRNVTKYGCCRITSCDTVPNIINKYLTKGIRVQHKRNIVGYLVLQPEECWSNKSGLKATNHKLIAQFSSTGNSGQGYSTDTELTPVLFEKVTNETLDSLTEYFDELIESSPHLTEADVSYGDGVLTIKFGKTYGTYVINRQTPNKQIWLSSPKSGPKRYDFVNGKWIYKHDGMTLHDLLNNEIPAIIMNPTCFEKCSFSGREKDAVMANFPENL; encoded by the exons atgtatagaaaatttacaATGTTGTTGACAAGGAACGTAACCAAGTATGGTTGCTGTAGAATTACTTCCTGTGACACCGTACCAAATATTATCAACAAGTATTTAACTAAAGGAATAAGGGTACAACATAAACGAAACATTGTAGGTTATCTTGTGTTGCAACCTGAAGAATGTTGGAGTAATAAAAGTGGTTTGAAAGCAAcaaatcataaattaattgcacAATTTTCATCCACTGGAAACAGTGGCCAAGGATATTCAACTGACAC AGAACTCACACCTGTATTATTTGAGAAAGTGACAAATGAAACTCTGGACTCGTTAACAGAGTACTTCGATGAGTTAATTGAGAGTTCACCACATTTAACAGAAGCAGATGTATCTTATGGG GATGGCGTATTGACTATTAAATTTGGTAAAACCTATGGTACTTATGTAATAAATCGACAGACcccaaataaacaaatttggcTCTCTTCTCCTAAGTCTGGTCCAAAGAGATATGATTTTGTGAATGGGAAATGGATCTACAAACATGATGGAATGACCTTACACGACCTACTTAACAATGAGATTCCAGCAATCATAATGAATCCAACatgtttcgaaaaatgttcCTTTAGTGGTAGAGAAAAAGACGCTGTAATGGCTAATTTTCCTGAAAACCTCTGA
- the Mrps10 gene encoding mitochondrial ribosomal protein S10 encodes MFRTVISTFLRNPVNNSLYQKGHNKFLPCSLFSTDLQADSSAAAEPVPDKLYKKLEIEVRGNDPAVLSSYGQFAVMAANNLNITVGRNVKPLKAIHKRYTLLKSVHIFKKHRVQYETRTYFRYLDFFHLTGSTADTFLEYLQRNLPEGVAMKATRVELQTLPASIKKASPTEEQ; translated from the exons ATGTTTCGTACAGTA ATATCCACATTTTTACGAAACCCGGTGAATAACAGCTTATATCAAAAGGgacataataaattcttaccaTGCTCGTTATTTTCGACTGATTTACAGGCCGATTCTTCAGCTGCTGCTGAG CCTGTGCCtgataaattgtacaaaaaacTTGAAATTGAAGTCAGAGGAAATGATCCTGCGGTTTTAAGTAGTTATGGACAGTTTGCCGTTATGGCagctaataatttaaatattactgttGGTAGAAA tGTGAAACCATTGAAAGCTATCCATAAAAGATACACTCTACTAAAATCTGTccacatttttaaaaagcatCGAGTTCAATATGAAACCAGGACATACTTTAGATATCTTgacttttttcatttaactgGTTCAACAGCTGACACTTTCTTAGAATATCTTCAAAGAAATCTTCCGGAAGGAGTAGCAATGAAAGCTACAAGg GTTGAACTGCAAACATTACCTGCATCAATTAAAAAAGCATCGCCTACAGAAGAGCAATAG
- the LOC144470204 gene encoding beta-1,3-glucan-binding protein: MLSRGGFIVTFLVIFLKCEEFVAQQNSNVLQKPTFTMLSPNQIRVTIPDRGGLRFFSFNGNINRKIAINKAGDISGETFRPKNGKWTIDMSHHNLQNGNVIYYWIQGQINENIYTLLDQWTITDGTESNGGSPSSILFEENFDTLDSTIWERDMRIPLGPDYEFCVYHNEHHETLLKIVNGKVVFEPRILEEVYGDRATAYGRMQLSGCTSNYPDECARNATSFSILPPVLSSRLTTKKRFNFRYGKIEIRAKFPYGDWIYPEMYLLPVNVAYGYGNPNGRIILGLARGNDNLVDRNKSQIFDSRKVDFGFRINTGGNVDDFIVSRVKELGPKWTQDFHNYTTIWDETGFTFSVDGDMIGRLSPGPDGFLRNKNYNTMAPFDQQYYISIGLAVGGVRVFPDGTESSRYKKPWRNVGAKAMLQFWQAKNDWLPSWTKNGKMTTFEIDYIRVSSS, translated from the exons ATGTTGAGTCGCGGCGGCTTTATAGTAACGTTTCTAGTTATTTTCTTAAAGTGCGAAGAATTTGTTGCTCAACAAAACTCTAACGTCCTGCAGAAACCAACATTTACGATGCTGTCACCGAATCAGATTCGAGTTACAATCCCAG ATAGAGGCGGACTAcgttttttctctttcaatgGTAACATAAATAGAAAgatcgcgataaataaagCGGGAGATATATCAGGCGAAACTTTTAGAccaaaaaatggaaaatggacgATTGACATGAGCCATCATAACTtgcaaaatggaaatgttatatattattggaTCCAGGGCCAAATTAATGAGAACATATATACTCTACTCGACCAATGGACAATTACAG ACGGAACGGAAAGCAATGGAGGATCACCTAGTTCAATattgttcgaagaaaattttgataCCTTGGATTCAACAATTTGGGAACGTGACATGAGAATACCATTAGGACCA gACTACGAATTCTGCGTATACCATAATGAACACCACGAAACTTtgctaaaaattgtcaatggCAAAGTTGTATTCGAGCCAAGAATTTTGGAGGAAGTTTATGGCGATCGTGCCACCGCGTATGGAAGAATGCAACTTAGTGG CTGTACGAGCAACTATCCGGATGAATGTGCACGAAACGCGACATCCTTCAGCATTTTGCCACCTGTTTTATCGAGTAGATTGACCACAAAGAAAAGATTCAACTTCCGTTATGGCAAAATCGAGATTAGAGCGAAGTTTCCTTATGGCGACTGGATATATCCAG AAATGTATCTGCTACCAGTGAACGTAGCTTATGGCTACGGAAATCCTAATGGTCGCATCATCCTTGGCCTTGCCAGAGGAAACGATAATTTAGTCGACCGCAATAAAAGTCAGATTTTTGACTCGAGAAAAGTGGATTTCGGATTCAGGATAAATACAGGCGGGAACGTCGATGATTTCATCGTTTCTAGAGTGAAAGAATTAGGTCCCAAATGGACCCAAGACTTCCATAACTATACAACGATATGGGACGAGACTGGATTCACGTTCTCTGTCGATGGTGATATGATTGGCAGACTGAGCCCTGGGCCAGACGGATTTCTGCGTAATAAGAATTACAATACAATGGCGCCGTTCGATCaacaa TATTACATTTCTATCGGCCTCGCAGTCGGCGGTGTTCGCGTATTTCCAGACGGAACGGAGAGTTCACGCTATAAAAAGCCATGGCGAAATGTTGGAGCAAaa GCGATGTTGCAATTCTGGCAAGCAAAGAACGACTGGTTACCATCTTGGacaaaaaatggtaaaatgacAACTTTTGAGATTGATTATATTCGAGTATCATCGTCTTGA